The Luteolibacter arcticus genome includes a window with the following:
- a CDS encoding TA system VapC family ribonuclease toxin produces MSELDFLYDTNLWVALTMSEHPHHQTAHTVFANATTDRPACFCRSTQQGFLRLITTPVLLKEYKAVGFTNADALSVYAGLEKLPVVQMRSEPAGLEPLWHRLASLGSASPKVWMDAYLAAFAIGHGAELVTFDAGFKSFEKDGLKLRLLSA; encoded by the coding sequence TTGAGCGAGTTGGACTTTCTCTATGACACGAACCTGTGGGTGGCCCTGACGATGTCGGAGCATCCCCACCATCAGACGGCGCACACGGTCTTTGCGAATGCCACCACGGATCGCCCGGCGTGTTTTTGTCGCTCCACCCAGCAAGGTTTCCTGCGCCTAATCACCACGCCTGTGCTGCTGAAGGAATACAAGGCGGTTGGCTTCACGAACGCGGATGCCTTGAGTGTGTATGCGGGCTTGGAGAAGCTGCCGGTTGTACAGATGCGGTCCGAGCCGGCAGGGCTTGAGCCGCTTTGGCATCGGCTCGCCAGCCTCGGATCGGCTTCCCCGAAAGTCTGGATGGACGCGTACCTCGCCGCCTTCGCCATCGGCCATGGGGCCGAGCTGGTGACCTTCGATGCCGGCTTCAAAAGCTTCGAGAAGGACGGGCTGAAGCTCCGGCTGTTGTCTGCCTGA
- a CDS encoding DMT family transporter has product MKPPDPNNPRGLVLMLLSVFLFAANTLLLRALSLHLPAADGWMGALYRGTVGMLLVAALYGFGRGLSLKALVGSKLVALRGIVGALSIAAFYLTIAELGASRAVVLNLTYPIFATLIAAWWLKERVSRSAILWMITGFIGLLLFVGGDATHGITAWDGIALAGAVGAGIVVVLIRKLRATEHAGTIYASQCFYSILLALPIRGGEVVKLPPQAHLWLIVAAIIVGVSQLVMTNAYRTLPVSQGSSIQMLLPLVTAAGAFFLFGERFTALELAGAALTLFATWRVAAGPKRRPEPVISPPNPSNTVQFPDLPKP; this is encoded by the coding sequence ATGAAACCACCCGACCCCAATAACCCGCGCGGCCTCGTGCTGATGCTGCTGTCCGTGTTCCTGTTTGCAGCGAATACGCTGCTGCTCCGCGCGCTCAGCCTGCACCTGCCCGCCGCCGATGGCTGGATGGGCGCGCTGTATCGCGGCACGGTCGGCATGCTCTTGGTCGCGGCGCTGTATGGGTTCGGCCGCGGGCTTTCGTTGAAAGCATTGGTCGGCAGCAAGCTCGTCGCACTGCGCGGCATCGTGGGGGCGCTTTCGATCGCCGCCTTCTATCTTACCATCGCCGAGCTCGGCGCTTCGCGTGCCGTGGTGCTGAACCTGACCTATCCGATCTTCGCCACGCTCATCGCCGCGTGGTGGTTGAAGGAGCGGGTCTCACGGTCTGCGATTTTGTGGATGATCACGGGCTTCATCGGCCTGCTGCTTTTCGTCGGCGGTGATGCCACGCACGGCATCACCGCGTGGGATGGCATTGCGCTCGCAGGTGCGGTGGGTGCCGGCATCGTGGTGGTCCTCATCCGCAAGCTGCGGGCCACCGAGCACGCGGGCACGATCTACGCGTCGCAGTGCTTCTACAGCATCCTGCTCGCGCTGCCGATCCGCGGTGGCGAGGTGGTGAAGCTGCCACCGCAGGCTCACCTGTGGCTCATCGTCGCCGCGATCATCGTCGGGGTCTCCCAACTCGTGATGACGAATGCCTACCGCACCCTGCCGGTGTCGCAGGGCTCTTCCATCCAGATGCTGCTGCCGCTCGTCACCGCGGCGGGCGCGTTCTTTCTCTTCGGCGAGCGTTTCACCGCGCTCGAGCTGGCGGGTGCCGCACTGACGCTCTTCGCCACGTGGCGGGTCGCCGCGGGTCCGAAGCGACGACCGGAGCCTGTCATCTCGCCTCCGAATCCTTCCAATACCGTTCAATTTCCCGATTTGCCAAAACCATGA
- a CDS encoding phytoene/squalene synthase family protein: MADSAEITRQAKSNLAFALQILPKERRDGMVTFYAFCRVVDDLADEADRPLAEREAGLLAWKDGLENGFANPDPLQVEVVELMRQYDIPVHLLTAIIEGCRMDLHPQRFGTWDDLSQYTWKVACAVGLASLKVFGATDPASERYAVALGHALQLTNILRDVGEDLSNGGRIYLPLADFARFQYSERDLIGRVYDGRFAAMMAYQADRATAFYQEAVEAMPKGDAKALVPAEIMRSIYQTLLEKMRKDGFKVFHQRYKLSKARKMAIFSKHLLRLGSAA; the protein is encoded by the coding sequence ATGGCCGATTCCGCTGAAATCACGCGTCAGGCGAAATCGAACCTCGCCTTCGCGCTACAGATCCTGCCGAAGGAACGGCGGGACGGGATGGTCACGTTCTATGCCTTCTGCCGCGTCGTCGATGACTTGGCGGACGAGGCCGACCGCCCGCTGGCCGAGCGCGAGGCCGGGCTGCTCGCATGGAAGGATGGCTTGGAGAACGGCTTCGCCAATCCGGATCCACTTCAGGTGGAGGTAGTGGAGCTGATGCGCCAGTACGACATCCCGGTGCATTTGCTCACGGCGATCATCGAAGGCTGTCGCATGGACTTGCACCCGCAGCGCTTCGGCACGTGGGATGATCTTTCGCAATACACTTGGAAGGTCGCCTGCGCCGTCGGCCTCGCGTCGCTCAAGGTCTTCGGTGCCACTGATCCGGCCTCGGAACGCTATGCGGTGGCGCTGGGCCACGCGCTGCAGCTCACGAACATCCTGCGCGACGTGGGCGAGGATCTTTCTAACGGCGGCCGCATTTACCTGCCGCTGGCCGATTTCGCGCGCTTCCAGTATAGCGAGCGCGACCTGATCGGCCGGGTTTACGATGGTCGCTTCGCCGCCATGATGGCCTACCAAGCCGACCGTGCCACCGCCTTCTATCAGGAAGCAGTCGAGGCCATGCCGAAAGGCGACGCCAAGGCGCTGGTGCCGGCGGAGATCATGCGCTCCATCTATCAGACGCTGCTGGAGAAGATGCGGAAGGACGGCTTCAAGGTCTTCCACCAGCGCTACAAGCTCTCGAAGGCTCGCAAGATGGCGATCTTCTCAAAACATCTCTTGCGACTCGGGTCGGCTGCTTGA
- the argF gene encoding ornithine carbamoyltransferase, producing the protein MNHFLSIEELTAAEITALLEDATRLKAERGRHEQPLAGQTWAMIFTKSSTRTRVSFEVGIRELGGFPMFLSKNDIQLGRGEPIKDTARVLGRMVHGCIIRTFAQQDVVDFSQYSGIPTINALTDDEHPCQILADLLTVKEALGGWEGKKIAFIGDGFSNMTISWMWAAKRLGFELAVAAPTDYQPPAEFLAKLDAPNVTVTTDPAVAAKGAHVINTDVWLSMGQEDQQDKEEAFGPFQVNAGLLAHAAEGHIVLHCLPAYRGKEITEEVLEQHADVIFQEAENRLHAQKAVLVALAKR; encoded by the coding sequence ATGAACCATTTTCTTTCCATCGAAGAACTCACCGCCGCGGAGATCACCGCGTTGCTCGAAGATGCCACCCGCTTGAAAGCGGAGCGCGGTCGTCATGAGCAGCCGCTGGCCGGGCAGACGTGGGCGATGATCTTTACCAAGTCGTCCACGCGGACACGAGTGTCATTCGAGGTCGGCATCCGCGAGCTCGGTGGCTTCCCGATGTTCCTTTCGAAGAACGATATCCAGCTCGGCCGCGGCGAACCGATCAAGGACACCGCCCGCGTGCTCGGGCGGATGGTTCATGGATGCATCATCCGCACCTTCGCTCAGCAGGATGTCGTGGACTTCTCGCAGTACTCCGGCATCCCGACCATCAACGCGCTGACCGATGATGAGCACCCGTGCCAGATCCTCGCGGACTTGCTGACCGTGAAGGAAGCGCTCGGCGGCTGGGAGGGAAAGAAGATCGCCTTCATCGGCGACGGCTTCTCTAACATGACCATCTCGTGGATGTGGGCGGCCAAGCGGCTCGGCTTCGAGCTCGCCGTCGCCGCCCCGACGGACTATCAGCCGCCCGCCGAATTCCTCGCGAAGCTGGACGCACCGAATGTCACCGTGACCACCGATCCCGCAGTGGCCGCCAAGGGCGCACACGTCATCAATACCGACGTGTGGCTCTCGATGGGTCAGGAAGACCAGCAGGACAAGGAAGAAGCCTTTGGGCCCTTCCAGGTGAATGCCGGCCTCTTGGCGCATGCCGCCGAAGGTCACATCGTCCTCCACTGCCTGCCCGCCTATCGCGGCAAGGAGATCACGGAAGAAGTGCTGGAACAGCACGCCGACGTGATCTTCCAGGAAGCCGAAAACCGCCTGCACGCCCAGAAGGCCGTGCTGGTGGCCTTGGCGAAACGCTGA
- a CDS encoding aspartate aminotransferase family protein, with the protein MSHVLSTYARFPVTLVRGEGTRVWDDAGKSYLDFCTGIAVCSLGHCPPRLVHAIREQAGTLLHVSNLYGIPQQEELARVIVEDHVKLPGKVFFANSGAESNDGLIKTARKFGHARPQLDGSPRYEVLSFTKSFHGRTLGGINATGQDKVKEGFDPLLPGFRHLPFNDLAALEAAIRPETAAVLLEPVQGEGGVNVATPAFLRGVAALCKKHDVLLLLDEVQTGFGRCGPTMAWRAIAPEIQPDAISWAKGMGGGFPIGAFWLSDRAVDATGKALSSLMGPGSHGTTYGGNPLACAASLAVLEEVVEMDLPANVARQEQRIREIIASWQLPVITEVRGVGLLLGIGLDVSQFAVPEGKLPAAFVCGKLLEAGLLVPPAGPETIRLLPPLNVTDEEVDEALAIFRATLSSLVTDH; encoded by the coding sequence ATGAGCCACGTCCTATCCACCTACGCCCGTTTCCCCGTCACGCTCGTCCGCGGCGAGGGCACCCGCGTGTGGGATGATGCCGGGAAATCCTACCTCGACTTCTGCACCGGCATCGCCGTGTGCTCGCTCGGGCATTGCCCGCCGCGGCTGGTCCACGCGATCCGCGAGCAGGCCGGCACCTTGCTGCATGTCTCGAATCTCTACGGCATCCCGCAGCAGGAGGAACTCGCGCGGGTCATCGTGGAAGACCACGTGAAGCTGCCGGGGAAAGTCTTCTTCGCGAACTCCGGCGCCGAGTCGAACGACGGCCTCATCAAGACCGCCCGCAAGTTCGGCCACGCCCGGCCGCAGCTCGATGGATCGCCGAGGTACGAGGTCCTGAGTTTCACCAAGTCCTTCCACGGCCGGACCCTCGGCGGCATCAATGCCACCGGTCAGGACAAGGTGAAGGAAGGCTTCGATCCGCTGCTGCCCGGCTTCCGGCACTTGCCTTTCAATGACCTCGCCGCGCTCGAAGCTGCGATCCGGCCGGAGACCGCCGCGGTTTTGTTAGAGCCGGTGCAGGGTGAAGGCGGCGTGAATGTCGCCACGCCGGCGTTCCTGCGCGGCGTCGCGGCGCTGTGCAAGAAACACGACGTGTTGCTCTTGCTCGATGAGGTGCAGACCGGCTTCGGCCGCTGCGGTCCGACCATGGCATGGCGGGCCATCGCACCCGAGATCCAGCCGGATGCCATCTCGTGGGCCAAGGGCATGGGCGGTGGTTTCCCGATCGGGGCGTTCTGGCTTTCCGACCGCGCCGTCGATGCCACGGGCAAGGCGCTCTCCTCGCTGATGGGCCCCGGTTCGCACGGCACCACCTATGGCGGCAACCCGCTTGCCTGCGCGGCTTCGCTCGCGGTGTTAGAGGAAGTCGTTGAGATGGATCTTCCCGCCAATGTCGCGCGGCAGGAACAGCGGATCCGCGAAATCATCGCGTCCTGGCAACTGCCCGTCATCACCGAAGTCCGCGGCGTCGGCCTGCTGTTAGGCATCGGCCTCGATGTCTCGCAGTTCGCCGTTCCGGAAGGCAAGCTCCCCGCCGCCTTCGTCTGCGGCAAGCTGCTGGAAGCCGGCCTGCTCGTTCCACCCGCTGGTCCTGAAACCATTCGCCTCCTGCCTCCGCTCAATGTCACCGACGAGGAGGTCGACGAAGCTCTCGCCATCTTCCGCGCCACCCTTTCTTCACTGGTCACCGATCACTGA
- a CDS encoding vitamin K epoxide reductase family protein, producing the protein MLALRLVSMVGLFLSAWLLFQKATGSITYLVGCGAASGCANVLGSRWSQWFLVPVSALSLSLYAALLVLTFKPHRSALAAVATCLLGAAAWFAIVQAFLLRSFCPWCLAAHLIGLTAAVLVWRADKEVWPGSSKHGALAGLAALSVLIAGQVFGPAPASHAVSEITLAASPPDTGATKPVHSRGAGRKVTFLGNKEYNVAALPHLGDPAAPHVVVKYYDYACDVCRDLHEDLLAFERKHPRTLCVVLLPCPIERACNPNVPAHVKDHAHACDLARLALACWRTDPESFPAVHHALFARPVQDLPRAMTAVTTLMGKPLAPDALQDPWIAEILAADAADYQRVNVTNSGELNYLMPKLLVGGTRMLHGKTRSREILFQALEHEFKLAPQ; encoded by the coding sequence ATGCTGGCTCTTCGTCTGGTCTCGATGGTTGGACTGTTTCTGAGCGCCTGGCTTCTTTTTCAGAAAGCGACGGGCTCGATCACTTATCTCGTCGGCTGCGGTGCCGCTTCCGGTTGCGCGAACGTGCTGGGTTCACGCTGGTCGCAGTGGTTTCTGGTCCCTGTCAGCGCGCTATCGCTATCGCTTTACGCGGCATTGCTGGTGCTGACCTTCAAGCCGCACCGCTCGGCCCTCGCCGCGGTCGCCACCTGTCTCCTGGGCGCGGCGGCGTGGTTCGCCATCGTGCAGGCATTCCTCCTCCGGAGTTTCTGCCCATGGTGCTTGGCCGCCCATCTCATCGGACTTACCGCCGCGGTGCTGGTGTGGAGGGCGGATAAGGAAGTGTGGCCGGGTTCATCGAAGCACGGCGCGCTTGCCGGGCTGGCCGCTCTTTCCGTGCTGATCGCAGGACAGGTATTCGGACCCGCGCCAGCCTCGCATGCCGTGTCGGAAATCACGCTCGCGGCTTCGCCGCCGGATACCGGCGCGACCAAGCCGGTGCATTCGCGCGGTGCGGGCCGCAAGGTGACGTTCCTCGGCAACAAGGAATACAACGTCGCCGCCTTGCCGCACCTCGGCGATCCCGCCGCCCCGCACGTGGTGGTAAAGTATTACGACTACGCCTGCGACGTCTGCCGCGATCTCCACGAGGACCTGCTGGCCTTCGAGCGCAAGCATCCGCGGACTCTCTGCGTGGTGCTGCTTCCTTGCCCGATCGAGAGAGCCTGCAATCCGAACGTGCCGGCGCATGTGAAGGACCATGCCCATGCCTGCGATCTGGCGCGGCTCGCGCTCGCCTGCTGGCGCACCGACCCGGAGTCGTTCCCCGCCGTCCATCACGCGCTCTTCGCGCGACCCGTGCAAGATCTGCCCCGTGCCATGACGGCAGTGACCACGCTGATGGGAAAGCCCCTTGCGCCCGATGCCCTGCAGGACCCGTGGATCGCCGAAATCCTCGCCGCGGATGCTGCGGATTACCAGCGGGTGAATGTCACCAACAGCGGCGAGTTGAACTACCTCATGCCGAAGCTGCTGGTCGGCGGCACACGCATGCTCCACGGCAAGACCCGTAGCCGCGAGATCCTCTTTCAAGCGCTGGAGCACGAATTCAAGCTCGCGCCGCAATGA
- the lepB gene encoding signal peptidase I encodes MFFTPKWKKEAKLLHKGALKFLHYKRDLLKPDRIDEIESRRADLLDAIKAGDRTKVDEASKQLRATCEGALPHFPSQSAWEENVEVIFVALVVALGLRAYIIQPFRIPTGSMQPTLNGITIHESEDADYKKPWLGKQAWDLVMRGRSYRNIVAENDKRVVGIRDASWFLFTRTEVTFSDGSRVKIPAAEGETQRHLGLRAEKDPRTGQVHVSGGDYKKGDPILRGWVDTGDLVLVDKVSYHFRQPKRGEVFVFDTRGIKTGGSKQMADQTGGTHYIKRLCGVPGDELAIQPPNLWVNGKVAQEPGIQQVIKSEGEYGKLNPNGYELARPDPNYPLPLAVSGQKFKLADQARPGMREYVALGDNTGNSLDSRYWGSVKEFNLAGPALFSLWPITTGHWGFIR; translated from the coding sequence ATGTTCTTCACGCCAAAATGGAAGAAAGAAGCGAAGCTGCTCCACAAGGGCGCGCTGAAGTTCCTCCATTACAAGCGCGACCTGCTCAAGCCGGACCGCATCGACGAGATCGAGTCGCGCCGCGCCGATTTGCTCGACGCGATCAAGGCTGGCGACCGCACCAAGGTGGACGAGGCGTCGAAGCAGCTTCGCGCGACCTGTGAGGGTGCCCTGCCGCACTTCCCCTCGCAGAGTGCCTGGGAGGAAAACGTCGAAGTCATCTTCGTCGCGCTGGTGGTGGCGCTGGGCCTGCGCGCCTACATCATCCAGCCCTTCCGCATTCCGACCGGTTCGATGCAGCCGACGCTGAACGGCATCACCATTCACGAGAGCGAGGATGCCGATTACAAGAAGCCGTGGCTGGGCAAGCAGGCATGGGATCTGGTCATGCGCGGCCGCAGCTACCGGAACATCGTGGCAGAGAACGACAAACGGGTAGTCGGCATTCGCGACGCCTCGTGGTTCCTCTTCACCCGCACCGAGGTGACCTTCAGCGATGGCAGCCGGGTCAAGATCCCGGCCGCCGAGGGAGAGACCCAGCGCCATCTCGGCCTGAGGGCGGAGAAGGATCCCCGCACCGGACAGGTCCATGTCAGCGGCGGGGATTACAAGAAGGGCGATCCCATCCTCCGGGGCTGGGTCGATACCGGCGACCTCGTGCTTGTGGACAAGGTCTCCTACCACTTCCGCCAGCCGAAACGGGGCGAGGTCTTCGTCTTTGACACCCGCGGCATCAAAACCGGCGGCAGCAAGCAGATGGCCGATCAAACCGGCGGCACCCACTACATCAAACGCCTCTGCGGCGTGCCGGGTGACGAGCTCGCGATCCAACCACCCAACCTGTGGGTGAATGGCAAGGTCGCCCAAGAGCCCGGCATCCAGCAGGTCATCAAGTCGGAGGGCGAATATGGCAAGCTGAACCCGAATGGCTACGAGCTGGCCCGCCCGGACCCGAATTACCCGCTCCCACTCGCTGTCAGCGGCCAGAAATTCAAGCTGGCCGACCAAGCGCGGCCCGGCATGCGCGAATACGTCGCACTGGGCGACAATACCGGTAACTCGCTGGATTCCCGCTATTGGGGCTCGGTCAAGGAGTTCAACCTCGCCGGTCCGGCGCTGTTCTCACTCTGGCCGATCACCACCGGGCACTGGGGCTTCATCCGTTAA
- a CDS encoding discoidin domain-containing protein → MPTGNLIVNGDGGDVPATGWTLTNGGDGWGKRADITYDSVPGCYVTSYALCKRSQTIDLLAAGATTEELDASPPVLVSEAISYDRNNNATDTYYLKVELRDASQNVLATWNSGTETARLPVPNGWTTLQHVFKNYPAGVRYIHFEDGGIDVGFWLGHYGTYHDATTALLLVDTDGDQIHDYFEDLYGLDKNDPTDAALDKDGDTLINLDEYQAGTNLDSVDTDGDGLEDDAELANTTNPLVKDSDGDGVWDGDEVLSYLSDPLDTDTDDDFYPDGYEARDGSSLTNANESPGGLKVELAPAVGANLPGAALLTSDLTDPENNGSDASANGTGFNWTAITASINGTFLGTANEGAFNLFDNKIGATAGSKWYYLGSTPQWVAIQFPALTSLDYFTITSGNDFAERDPRVWEIQGSTNGTNYQTIARIDWTQAALWTGRSQVLKVTLPKRSLPYTYFRYAFASTGTTAHQLAEIEFFGEQNSADVDGDGIPKLYEDYYDFLSDNDAGDRLLDEDGDGLNNLGEYLAKSNPLESDTDGDGLTDGEEAGPGGYGSSPLLLESDGDTLSDNAEVFVHGSSPGLADTDGDFFRDDYEVTAGSGVNNSNSSPNGTRVTLAPSPSPAAPGTALLGSDLTDPENNGNDTTPNGTNFNWSSISASTNGTFLGANGEGAYSIFDNKIGNVGGSKWLYNSTASQWVTVGFPALVALDYFTITSGNDSPERDPRVWEIQGSTNGTTFETITRFAWTPSQIFTARNQVLKVALPQRTLPYTHLRYTVISTGSGTHQISEIEYFGEVSNTDADVDGIPKLYEDYYAFLSDSDPSDAVLDEDDDGLDNKGEYLAKTNPLVKDTDGDGLEDGDEGPAGANPLVKDTDGDGLEDGAEVNTHFTSPALADTDGDTFKDGYELTRGTSPLSSASTPDGLTYLTLGTGTSALLGGDITDRDNGGTDADGTTGADFDWKSISATNKASFQTEGAFNVFDNKVGGGEMKWCCDPPGTAVPAQRVTVEFEHAVRLTHFTMTSSDDAPERDPRAWKILGSNDGVTFTPIVNHSDTTMTFWGADRNKVVRFNLATPSPFYTWFRYEVTATNSTLHALGEIEYFGLDQDTDADGMPDYYEAKYAFLDLNDPSDAGQDQDGDRFTNLQEFQNKTLPDVADPNDNVQLTVTSATYNGTSFNLAVSGFSTAKSYQLYRSLTLNNDWTPAGAPFTPTGTNQNLVDPSPPSGKAFYKVEEQP, encoded by the coding sequence TTGCCCACCGGGAACCTCATCGTGAATGGCGACGGGGGCGATGTGCCCGCCACCGGCTGGACACTTACCAATGGCGGCGACGGTTGGGGCAAGCGGGCCGATATCACCTACGACAGCGTGCCCGGCTGCTACGTGACCTCCTACGCCCTGTGCAAGCGCAGCCAGACCATCGACCTGCTGGCCGCCGGTGCCACGACGGAGGAACTCGATGCTTCACCTCCTGTCCTGGTGAGCGAGGCAATCTCGTATGACCGCAACAACAACGCCACCGACACCTATTACCTCAAGGTCGAGTTGCGGGACGCCTCCCAGAACGTGCTGGCCACCTGGAACTCCGGCACGGAGACCGCCCGGCTGCCGGTCCCCAATGGTTGGACCACGCTTCAGCACGTCTTCAAGAACTACCCCGCGGGAGTCCGCTACATCCACTTTGAAGACGGGGGCATCGACGTCGGCTTTTGGCTCGGTCACTACGGAACCTATCATGATGCGACCACCGCTTTGCTGCTGGTGGACACCGACGGCGACCAGATCCACGACTACTTCGAGGACCTGTACGGGCTCGACAAGAACGATCCCACCGATGCCGCGCTCGACAAGGATGGCGACACCTTGATCAATCTGGATGAGTACCAGGCAGGGACGAACCTCGACTCAGTGGATACCGACGGCGACGGGCTGGAGGACGATGCCGAGCTCGCGAACACCACCAACCCGCTCGTCAAGGACTCCGACGGCGACGGCGTGTGGGACGGTGACGAGGTTTTGTCGTACCTGAGCGACCCTTTGGACACGGACACCGACGACGACTTTTATCCGGATGGCTATGAGGCACGCGATGGCAGTTCGCTGACCAACGCCAATGAATCCCCGGGCGGCCTCAAGGTGGAGCTGGCCCCGGCAGTCGGCGCCAACTTGCCAGGAGCAGCACTGCTTACCAGCGACCTCACCGATCCGGAGAACAACGGCAGTGACGCCTCGGCCAACGGTACGGGATTCAACTGGACCGCCATCACCGCAAGCATCAACGGCACCTTCCTCGGCACCGCCAACGAGGGTGCCTTCAACCTGTTCGACAACAAGATCGGTGCCACCGCGGGCTCGAAGTGGTACTACTTGGGTAGTACTCCACAATGGGTCGCCATCCAGTTCCCGGCGCTGACCAGCCTCGACTACTTCACCATCACCAGTGGCAATGACTTCGCCGAGCGGGACCCGCGGGTATGGGAAATCCAAGGTTCGACCAATGGCACGAATTACCAGACGATCGCGCGCATCGACTGGACGCAGGCCGCGCTGTGGACCGGGCGCAGCCAGGTGCTGAAGGTGACACTGCCGAAGCGTTCGTTGCCCTACACCTATTTCCGCTATGCATTCGCTTCCACCGGCACGACGGCGCACCAGCTTGCGGAGATCGAATTCTTCGGCGAGCAAAACAGCGCCGATGTCGATGGTGACGGTATTCCAAAGTTGTACGAGGACTACTACGATTTCCTCAGCGACAACGATGCCGGCGACCGCCTCCTCGACGAGGACGGTGACGGTCTAAACAACCTGGGCGAATACCTCGCGAAGTCCAATCCGCTGGAAAGTGACACCGACGGCGACGGGCTCACGGACGGCGAGGAAGCCGGCCCCGGCGGCTATGGCTCGAGCCCTCTCCTGCTGGAGAGCGACGGCGACACGCTGTCCGACAACGCGGAGGTTTTCGTTCACGGCTCGAGTCCCGGCCTGGCCGATACGGATGGCGACTTCTTCCGTGACGACTACGAGGTCACTGCTGGCTCCGGCGTGAATAACAGCAACAGCTCGCCCAATGGCACCCGGGTTACTCTCGCCCCCTCACCGTCGCCAGCAGCACCCGGCACCGCGCTGCTGGGCAGCGACCTGACCGACCCGGAAAACAACGGCAACGACACCACCCCGAACGGCACCAACTTCAACTGGAGCAGCATCTCGGCGAGCACCAATGGAACCTTCCTTGGCGCCAATGGCGAGGGTGCTTACAGCATCTTCGACAACAAGATTGGTAACGTCGGCGGCTCGAAGTGGCTTTACAACTCGACCGCTTCGCAGTGGGTCACCGTGGGATTCCCCGCGCTGGTCGCGCTCGACTATTTCACCATCACCTCCGGTAACGACTCTCCCGAGCGCGACCCGCGGGTGTGGGAAATCCAAGGCTCCACGAACGGCACCACCTTCGAGACGATCACGCGTTTCGCCTGGACGCCTTCGCAGATCTTCACCGCCCGCAATCAGGTGCTGAAGGTCGCCCTGCCCCAGCGCACCCTCCCCTACACCCACCTCCGCTACACAGTCATCTCGACCGGGAGCGGCACGCACCAAATCTCGGAGATCGAGTACTTCGGTGAAGTGTCCAACACCGATGCCGATGTCGACGGGATCCCGAAATTGTATGAGGACTACTATGCCTTCCTCAGCGACAGCGATCCGAGTGACGCCGTGCTGGACGAAGACGACGATGGACTCGACAACAAGGGCGAGTATCTCGCCAAGACCAATCCGCTGGTGAAGGACACCGATGGCGACGGGCTCGAAGACGGCGACGAAGGTCCCGCCGGGGCGAACCCGCTGGTGAAGGACACCGATGGTGACGGACTCGAGGACGGCGCTGAAGTGAACACGCACTTCACCTCGCCTGCCCTGGCCGATACCGACGGCGACACGTTCAAGGACGGCTACGAGCTTACGAGGGGCACCAGCCCGCTCAGTTCCGCGAGCACGCCGGACGGCTTGACCTACCTTACCCTCGGCACCGGCACCTCGGCGCTGTTGGGTGGGGACATCACCGACCGCGACAACGGTGGCACCGACGCCGATGGGACTACCGGAGCCGACTTCGACTGGAAGTCCATCTCGGCGACCAACAAGGCTAGTTTCCAGACGGAGGGTGCCTTCAACGTCTTCGACAACAAGGTCGGCGGCGGCGAGATGAAGTGGTGCTGCGATCCTCCGGGCACCGCGGTGCCTGCCCAGCGGGTGACCGTGGAGTTCGAGCATGCGGTGCGGCTCACGCACTTCACCATGACCTCCTCGGACGATGCCCCAGAGCGCGACCCGCGCGCCTGGAAGATCCTGGGATCGAATGACGGCGTGACCTTCACCCCGATCGTGAACCACTCGGACACCACGATGACCTTCTGGGGTGCCGACCGGAACAAGGTGGTGCGCTTTAACCTGGCCACCCCGTCACCGTTCTACACGTGGTTCCGCTACGAGGTGACGGCGACGAACAGCACGCTGCACGCGCTGGGCGAAATCGAATACTTCGGCCTCGACCAGGACACCGATGCCGACGGCATGCCCGACTATTATGAAGCGAAGTATGCCTTCCTCGATCTCAACGACCCGTCCGATGCGGGCCAAGATCAGGATGGTGACCGGTTCACCAACCTCCAGGAGTTCCAGAACAAGACTCTCCCGGATGTGGCCGACCCCAATGATAACGTGCAGCTGACGGTCACCTCCGCGACCTACAATGGCACGAGCTTCAACCTCGCCGTCAGCGGCTTCAGCACCGCCAAGTCGTACCAGCTGTATCGCAGCCTGACGCTGAACAACGACTGGACACCGGCTGGCGCGCCGTTCACCCCGACGGGGACGAACCAGAACCTGGTGGACCCCTCGCCGCCTTCTGGCAAGGCATTCTACAAGGTGGAAGAGCAGCCTTGA